CAGCATGTCGCCACCCATTCCGACGTAGGCCACGCTGCCCGCACCGGTCTCCTCGATCACTCCCGCGCCGGCGTCGGCGAGGGCGTTGAGCTCTGCGGCGGTGTAGCGGGTGGTCTCGGAGACGACCGCGACCCGATCCGGGTCGGCGGACACCGCCATCTCCAGCAGCAGCGAAATACTCACCGTTGCGCCCTCCGAACAACCATGAGAACGACATTATCATTTTTCGGTAGTTTCGATATCGTACGGGCTGTGGCAACACCGCCGCTGGGTACGCTGACGTGCGACATGATCGAAACGGTCGACCTCGACGCCCCTGCTCCCGACGCCGCGCCCGGCGCAGGGATCACCATCGCGACAGGCGCTCGCTTCGGCACCGCGCACGCCGAACACTGCCTGCAACACGCCACCTTCACCCTCACCGAGACCGAGACCACGGATCGCCGCGTGATCAGAGTCGCCTCGGTGCCCGAGGCGCTTGCCGAGATCACCGACCGCTGCACGCGCTGGCCCCAAGCCGCGGCGATCTGTGACGACGTGCTGCGCGCAGTGGACCCGTCGGCACCGGCTTGGTCCGGGGTGGTCACCGAATCGTTGGCCTACTCGGTGCTGCAAGCCGGTCCGGAGTTCGCCGGCTGGCTGGCGGCCCGCGGCCCGGCCAGCGTGCCGGCGGTCGCCGATCCCATGCTGCTCGACCGCGACGGCGACACCTTGCGGCTGCGGTTCAACCGGCCGCAACGTCACAACGCGTTCGACAATGCGACGCGGGCCGTCCTGCTCGACGGGCTGGCCGTGGCCGCCGCCGACCCCTCGATCGACGAAATGGTGCTCAGTGGTGTCGGGCCGTCGTTCTGCAGCGGTGGCGACCTCGCCGAGTTCGGCGGGTTCACCGACGTGCCCAGCGCGCATCTGGCCCGCACCCGGCACAGTCCGGCGCTGGCGCTAGAGGCGCTGACCACACGGCTGGGGGCGCGCTGTCGCGCCGAGATCCACGGTCAGGTGCTGGGCAGTGGCCTGGAGATGGCCGCCTTCTGCGGCTGGGTGCGAGCACACCCCGCCACGCTGCTGGGCCTGCCCGAGCTGAGCCTCGGCCTGATCCCAGGCGCCGGCGGCACCGTCAGCGTCACCCGCCGCATCGGCCGGTGGCGCACCGCCTATCTCATCCTGTCCGGCCGCACCATCGACGCGGCGACCGCGCTGCGCTGGGGCCTGGTCGACGAGATCGCGTCATGACTGCAAAGGAAGCCTGGGGTGCGTCCGGGCTGGCCTGGCTGACCGGTCAGCCCGACGGCCGTCCGGATTTCTCCCGGGCCGCGGTGCTGCAGCGCGCTGCGCAGGTGCTGGGCCGCTTCACCGCCGCGACCGGCGCCCAGGCCGACGCCGCGGAGCTGCTGGCCGGGCGGGCCGGGCTGCTGGGCTGGACGCGTGCCGGGCGGATATCGGCCGGGGGAGCCTCGCGGCTGCTGGCCGCCGCGGACGGCTGGTGGGCGCTTACGCTTTCGCGCGCCGACGACCTCGACGCCGTGCCCGCCCTGATCGAATCCGAGTGCTGCGAGCCGTGGGCGGGGATCGCCGGCTGGTCTTCGACGCGGCCGGTGGGCGAGGTCGTGGCGCGGGCGCGGCTGCTGGATCTGCCCGCCGCCGCGCTGGGCGAGACGGCCCCTTCCGCACCGGTGGTGCGCCGAGTGGGGCCGGTGGGCCAGGTCCGCGGTCTGCGAGGCGCGCTTGTCGTCGACCTGACGTCACTGTGGGCCGGACCGCTGTGCGGACGACTGCTGGCCCAGGCCGGGGCGACGGTGATCAAGGTGGAAAGCCCGTCGCGCCCGGACGGCACCCGCGTCGGGCCCAGCTCCTTCTTCGGCTGGATGAACGGCGGAAAGCTTTCCTGTGCCGTGGATTTCGACCGCGACACCGCGATCTTGGCGCAGTTGCTCAGCGTCGCCGATGTGGTGTTGGAGGGCTCTCGACCGGCCGCCCTGGCCCGCCGCCGCCTGGGTCCGCTCGACGTGGCCGGCCGGCCGGGGCGGGTATGGCTGCAGATCACCGCGCATGGCGCCGAGAGCGGCTACGC
The window above is part of the Mycolicibacter sp. MU0102 genome. Proteins encoded here:
- a CDS encoding enoyl-CoA hydratase/isomerase family protein, giving the protein MIETVDLDAPAPDAAPGAGITIATGARFGTAHAEHCLQHATFTLTETETTDRRVIRVASVPEALAEITDRCTRWPQAAAICDDVLRAVDPSAPAWSGVVTESLAYSVLQAGPEFAGWLAARGPASVPAVADPMLLDRDGDTLRLRFNRPQRHNAFDNATRAVLLDGLAVAAADPSIDEMVLSGVGPSFCSGGDLAEFGGFTDVPSAHLARTRHSPALALEALTTRLGARCRAEIHGQVLGSGLEMAAFCGWVRAHPATLLGLPELSLGLIPGAGGTVSVTRRIGRWRTAYLILSGRTIDAATALRWGLVDEIAS
- a CDS encoding CoA transferase; this encodes MTAKEAWGASGLAWLTGQPDGRPDFSRAAVLQRAAQVLGRFTAATGAQADAAELLAGRAGLLGWTRAGRISAGGASRLLAAADGWWALTLSRADDLDAVPALIESECCEPWAGIAGWSSTRPVGEVVARARLLDLPAAALGETAPSAPVVRRVGPVGQVRGLRGALVVDLTSLWAGPLCGRLLAQAGATVIKVESPSRPDGTRVGPSSFFGWMNGGKLSCAVDFDRDTAILAQLLSVADVVLEGSRPAALARRRLGPLDVAGRPGRVWLQITAHGAESGYAGFGDDAAVAGGLVGDGPVFCADAIADPLTGIEAAAAVADSLARGGGELITVALAAVAANYAALPGHAPACEVAALPPPLPRIEGAGPALGSDNARISDLVAARC